From a region of the Pseudanabaena sp. ABRG5-3 genome:
- a CDS encoding homocysteine biosynthesis protein, whose translation MPQTIADINDKIRAGKAKVLTATELKTLVAEIGVTQATKKVDVIVTGTFEPMESSGAILNLGHTDPPIKIRTCWIDGVPAYAGFGAVDIYLGATQEPEANDEGVQNRGGGHVIADLIAGKTVNFKAIGHPNDCYPRANFETTITKDSINQFYLFNPRNLYQNFIVGVNGGEETLYTYLGPLQPRLGNAVYSNPGAISPLWNDPDLQLIGIGTRIFMGGGIGYVAWEGTQHFPLQKRLENRTPIGPAATLALIGDAKQMTPEWVRGCYFRNYGASLMMGVAVPLPVINEEVVAKAAVLDEQLVAPVIDFSIPRRVRPIFGSVSYAELKSGKIPIAGTTVRTAPLASLHLSEEAAKTLKDWIVKGDFTLTEPVAMLPSDRTFLPQDLRGF comes from the coding sequence ATGCCCCAAACGATCGCCGATATTAATGACAAAATCAGAGCTGGTAAGGCTAAAGTCCTGACTGCAACTGAACTTAAAACCCTTGTTGCCGAGATTGGGGTTACGCAGGCGACAAAGAAAGTCGATGTGATCGTTACAGGCACATTCGAGCCAATGGAATCATCGGGGGCAATTCTCAATTTAGGACATACCGATCCACCGATCAAGATTCGCACTTGTTGGATTGATGGTGTACCTGCCTATGCGGGATTTGGCGCTGTTGATATTTATTTAGGCGCAACCCAAGAACCAGAGGCTAATGATGAAGGTGTCCAAAATCGTGGCGGCGGTCATGTGATTGCGGATTTAATTGCAGGGAAGACAGTTAATTTTAAAGCGATCGGGCATCCTAACGATTGCTATCCTCGCGCTAATTTTGAGACGACAATTACGAAGGATTCGATCAATCAGTTCTATCTCTTTAACCCTCGCAATCTCTATCAAAATTTTATTGTGGGTGTCAATGGAGGTGAGGAAACTCTTTACACCTATTTGGGTCCTCTTCAGCCGCGATTAGGAAATGCCGTTTATTCTAATCCGGGGGCAATTTCACCACTATGGAATGATCCTGATTTGCAATTGATTGGGATTGGTACACGTATCTTTATGGGTGGTGGTATTGGTTATGTGGCATGGGAAGGAACCCAACATTTCCCATTGCAAAAGCGTTTAGAGAATCGTACTCCTATTGGTCCTGCGGCGACTCTGGCGCTAATTGGTGATGCTAAGCAAATGACCCCTGAATGGGTGCGTGGTTGCTATTTCCGTAATTATGGTGCTTCGCTAATGATGGGTGTTGCCGTGCCGCTACCTGTGATTAATGAGGAAGTGGTAGCAAAGGCGGCTGTACTAGATGAACAGTTGGTTGCACCTGTGATTGATTTCTCGATTCCCCGCAGAGTTCGTCCGATCTTTGGTTCGGTTTCCTATGCGGAACTTAAGTCTGGCAAAATTCCGATCGCAGGTACGACTGTTCGCACTGCGCCTCTTGCTAGCTTGCATCTATCGGAGGAAGCGGCGAAGACTCTCAAAGATTGGATTGTCAAGGGAGATTTCACTCTAACAGAACCTGTGGCGATGTTGCCAAGCGATCGCACTTTTTTACCGCAAGATTTACGTGGTTTTTAA
- a CDS encoding CHAT domain-containing tetratricopeptide repeat protein — translation MTDPLAEKIGINVQGVTVNVQNLNVGIAERLEKSGDRVRILVVAASPLGASPLQLDREVKTIQEALRRSRKRDNFEVEYRLAATPSELRRALLDLEPHVLHFSGHGSGEQGLLFVSDESASAIYRSEGGEVRSRSTNSNEIKFVPAQPLANLLQLCDEHLECVVLNACYSDVQGDAISANIPFTIGMRDVVEDNVAIKFSQGFYDAIGSGKGYESAFKWGKVAIEFDLVNNEASQILVLRKKGESFSQSSPVVTMIPLEPELPTSDRSLSANEYFNRALEKSKKGDKNGAITDYNEAIRLNPNNSITYYNRGVAKYDLGDKNGAITDYNEAIRLNPNNSITYYNRGVAKYDLGDKNGAITDYNEAIRLNSNYDKAYDNRGFVKYNLGDKNGAIADYNEAIRLNPNNANAYYDQGLIKRERGKKQEALAYFRKASELYQQQGNTESYNNSRDRIKELGG, via the coding sequence ATGACCGATCCCTTAGCTGAAAAAATTGGTATTAATGTGCAGGGCGTTACTGTGAATGTGCAGAATCTGAATGTCGGTATTGCGGAACGGTTAGAAAAATCAGGCGATCGCGTTAGAATTTTGGTAGTAGCAGCAAGTCCTTTGGGAGCTTCTCCTCTGCAACTAGATCGTGAGGTGAAAACGATCCAAGAGGCGTTAAGGCGATCTCGCAAACGGGATAATTTTGAGGTGGAATATCGGCTGGCGGCGACACCTTCAGAATTACGTCGTGCTTTGTTGGATTTGGAACCCCATGTTTTACATTTTAGCGGTCACGGTTCGGGAGAGCAGGGTTTGCTGTTTGTGAGTGATGAGTCGGCAAGTGCGATCTATCGTTCTGAGGGTGGCGAGGTGCGATCGCGTTCGACTAATTCTAATGAAATTAAATTTGTTCCCGCGCAACCCTTGGCTAATTTGTTGCAGCTTTGCGATGAGCATTTGGAATGTGTGGTTTTGAATGCTTGTTATTCGGATGTACAGGGTGATGCGATATCAGCAAATATTCCCTTTACGATTGGGATGCGTGATGTGGTTGAGGATAATGTGGCGATTAAGTTTTCGCAGGGTTTTTACGATGCGATCGGATCGGGGAAGGGTTATGAAAGTGCTTTTAAATGGGGAAAGGTGGCGATCGAGTTCGATCTCGTTAACAATGAAGCATCTCAAATTCTCGTACTGAGAAAAAAAGGTGAATCTTTTTCTCAATCTAGTCCTGTTGTGACGATGATTCCTCTCGAACCTGAACTACCCACATCTGATCGCTCTCTTTCAGCTAATGAGTATTTTAATCGCGCCCTTGAAAAATCGAAAAAAGGAGACAAAAATGGAGCGATCACCGACTACAACGAAGCCATCCGCCTCAATCCTAATAATTCTATTACTTACTACAATCGTGGGGTAGCGAAGTATGACTTAGGAGACAAAAACGGAGCGATCACCGACTACAACGAAGCCATCCGCCTCAATCCTAATAATTCTATTACTTACTACAATCGTGGGGTAGCGAAGTATGACTTAGGAGACAAAAACGGAGCGATCACCGACTACAACGAAGCTATCCGCCTCAATTCTAATTATGACAAAGCTTACGACAATCGCGGGTTTGTGAAGTATAACTTAGGAGACAAAAACGGAGCGATCGCTGACTACAACGAAGCCATCCGCCTCAATCCTAATAATGCTAATGCTTACTACGATCAAGGATTAATAAAACGAGAAAGAGGTAAAAAGCAAGAAGCATTGGCATATTTTCGGAAAGCATCTGAACTCTATCAACAGCAAGGCAATACAGAATCGTATAACAACTCTCGCGATAGAATTAAAGAACTAGGAGGATGA
- a CDS encoding DUF2281 domain-containing protein — MSTLLTKVLADAIQLTPQEQLQLISHLMNTWQQPPHLNEISNQISTDKTTTSPTLSRKHLFGCMQGKIKMAPDFDAPLADFAEYM, encoded by the coding sequence ATGAGTACCTTATTAACTAAAGTTTTAGCCGACGCAATACAACTCACCCCGCAAGAGCAATTACAATTAATTTCGCATTTGATGAATACTTGGCAGCAACCACCGCACCTTAATGAAATATCTAATCAAATATCTACCGATAAAACTACTACAAGCCCAACATTAAGCCGTAAACATCTTTTTGGCTGTATGCAAGGCAAAATAAAAATGGCTCCAGATTTCGATGCTCCCCTTGCTGATTTTGCTGAGTATATGTGA
- a CDS encoding type II toxin-antitoxin system VapC family toxin, with product MKLLLDTHILIWLLEGNQNLSPKVRQVIEDETNSLYLSIVSLWEIAIKTSLGKLQLELPLEKIICDFVLPSGIKILPIDIAHLLTLQNLPFHHRDPFDRLLIAQAKSETLTLVSEDHIFRQYQVNVIGQK from the coding sequence ATGAAATTATTATTGGATACACATATTTTGATTTGGTTGTTAGAGGGCAATCAAAACCTTAGCCCTAAAGTCAGACAGGTAATAGAAGATGAAACCAATAGCCTGTATCTTAGCATAGTGAGCTTATGGGAAATTGCGATCAAAACTAGCCTTGGTAAACTCCAATTAGAACTTCCACTAGAAAAAATTATCTGTGATTTTGTGTTGCCCAGTGGAATCAAGATTTTACCAATTGATATTGCACATTTACTAACACTACAAAACCTACCATTTCACCATCGAGATCCATTCGATCGCCTATTAATAGCTCAAGCAAAATCAGAAACTTTAACCTTAGTTTCTGAAGATCATATCTTTCGGCAATATCAGGTAAATGTAATTGGACAGAAGTAA
- a CDS encoding dicarboxylate/amino acid:cation symporter — translation MNLSTFILLSLGVGVVFGTLLNTTFPNHIELINQTFLAPVGESFLRLIQFVVVPIVFSSLIMGLTRIQGAGQVGRYTIKLMTSYVVTSAIALGVGMGTAYFLQPGRGVTGFIISETISITEAPSLISWLVSLIPVNPLEALSNGNLLQIIFSAVLLGIGVQLAAEKAKPFVEFIESIYHISEKTLSVILYVAPLGVFALMSSTIATQGLELVAKLFLYVVGLVISSSIMLCLDMLVLLFLKADPIKFLRSLSEAIALAFGTASSNAALPVVLQNIQENYGLREEIASFAIPLGTALKRDGAAILQGFNALFVVQIYQVPLTPSLLMAIALSSLLVSFSTPGVPGAALITMATVLSASGLPLEAIALVAGIDRITDGLKTVVNIIGNSVNAIILSHWEVEQLSEVEGLTALKG, via the coding sequence ATGAATCTATCTACATTTATCTTGCTTTCCCTTGGTGTTGGTGTTGTCTTTGGAACTTTGCTCAATACAACTTTTCCTAACCATATTGAACTCATTAATCAAACTTTTTTGGCTCCAGTTGGTGAATCTTTTTTAAGGTTGATTCAGTTTGTGGTAGTTCCCATCGTCTTCTCTTCACTAATCATGGGCTTAACGAGAATTCAAGGAGCAGGGCAGGTTGGGCGATATACGATCAAATTAATGACGAGCTACGTGGTTACTAGTGCGATCGCTCTAGGCGTGGGCATGGGGACAGCCTATTTTTTACAACCGGGGAGGGGTGTAACGGGATTTATCATATCTGAGACAATTAGCATCACCGAAGCCCCTTCACTTATATCTTGGTTAGTCAGTCTTATTCCTGTCAATCCCTTAGAAGCCCTTAGTAATGGGAATTTATTACAAATCATTTTTTCAGCAGTTTTATTAGGAATTGGTGTCCAACTTGCTGCGGAGAAAGCCAAACCCTTTGTGGAATTCATTGAGAGTATCTATCACATTAGCGAGAAAACTCTATCCGTAATTCTCTATGTTGCCCCCTTGGGAGTATTTGCCTTAATGAGTTCCACGATCGCAACTCAAGGCTTAGAACTAGTTGCCAAGTTATTCCTTTATGTGGTGGGCTTAGTCATATCCTCCAGTATCATGCTGTGCTTGGATATGCTAGTTCTATTATTTCTCAAAGCTGACCCAATTAAATTTTTGCGGAGTCTATCCGAGGCGATCGCCTTAGCCTTTGGTACAGCTAGTTCTAATGCCGCTTTACCTGTCGTATTACAGAATATTCAAGAAAATTATGGATTACGCGAAGAGATTGCTAGTTTTGCAATTCCTTTAGGTACTGCCCTCAAGCGCGATGGGGCGGCGATTTTACAGGGATTTAATGCTTTATTTGTAGTGCAAATCTATCAAGTTCCCTTAACTCCTTCCTTACTAATGGCGATCGCACTGAGTAGCCTACTCGTTTCCTTTAGTACCCCTGGAGTGCCTGGGGCTGCCTTGATTACAATGGCAACAGTACTTTCGGCATCGGGACTACCATTAGAAGCGATCGCTTTAGTGGCAGGGATTGATCGCATTACCGATGGTTTAAAAACCGTCGTGAATATTATTGGGAATAGTGTGAATGCGATTATCCTCAGTCATTGGGAAGTAGAACAACTATCAGAAGTCGAAGGATTAACTGCTCTCAAAGGATAA
- a CDS encoding fumarylacetoacetate hydrolase family protein, with product MADRYVRVKTAQGQVYYGLLELNQAVKVLNTAPWLGGEPNGELLAPDTYQLLYPCEPSKIVAVGKNYSAHAAEMGGEVPKEPILFLKPTTTLISPDDEIALPPQSKRVEYEGELALVIGERCFNLTPNQAIAAIWGYTIANDVTARDIQRSDSQWTRGKGFDTFCPLGPWIVRDISPTAVLQTFVNDGKKPLQSAAIDEMVFSPEYIVSYISQIMTLLPGDIIITGTPEGVGPMQEGDRICIEIEGIGKLQNTVILREPLPIEAEIEESEID from the coding sequence ATGGCGGATCGTTATGTTCGCGTAAAAACTGCCCAAGGACAGGTTTATTACGGGTTGTTAGAGTTAAATCAAGCCGTAAAGGTACTCAATACAGCGCCTTGGCTGGGAGGGGAGCCAAATGGTGAATTACTTGCTCCAGATACTTATCAACTTTTGTATCCATGCGAACCCAGCAAGATTGTTGCTGTGGGTAAAAACTATTCCGCCCATGCAGCCGAGATGGGTGGTGAAGTACCCAAGGAGCCGATTTTATTTTTAAAGCCAACGACGACATTAATTTCTCCTGATGATGAAATTGCCTTACCGCCTCAGTCTAAACGGGTGGAATATGAAGGCGAGCTGGCTTTAGTAATTGGTGAGCGTTGTTTTAACTTGACACCCAATCAGGCGATCGCCGCAATTTGGGGTTATACGATCGCTAATGATGTCACCGCTAGAGATATTCAACGCAGTGATAGTCAATGGACAAGAGGCAAGGGCTTTGATACCTTCTGTCCTTTAGGTCCTTGGATTGTGCGTGACATTAGTCCTACCGCAGTATTGCAAACTTTTGTGAATGATGGCAAAAAACCACTGCAATCTGCTGCGATCGATGAGATGGTCTTTTCGCCAGAATATATCGTGTCCTACATTAGCCAAATTATGACCTTACTGCCTGGGGACATTATTATTACTGGCACACCTGAAGGAGTTGGACCTATGCAGGAAGGCGATCGCATATGTATCGAAATCGAAGGTATTGGGAAACTGCAAAATACTGTCATTTTGCGAGAACCTTTACCCATAGAAGCAGAAATTGAAGAAAGTGAAATTGATTAA
- a CDS encoding COP23 domain-containing protein: MKSQLSPKFRRSAGSLSAIAMSFPLAIAIALPSVAQVIPIETNPSSAPLPSDKPNDKASNPTDNKTARFSCQVRDGQYIVVYQPKSQPQKYFPWAAPSAMGDGWSPERRCNEISRRLESYRPDGLVEMRTSTENGYNVICATTDKNSACRIVLTVPNGQDPIATRDRVFGNLTTADSGQQTTAVNTYRGRDRSLGDITSDLGLGIDLSGINGVLNSVLSSNRPTATTNIRGGNLYLKPFLDPSDGGTGASLTNSGFTGSSGRRLNPDNFR, from the coding sequence ATGAAATCCCAATTGTCTCCAAAATTTCGACGGTCTGCTGGTTCCCTATCGGCGATCGCCATGAGTTTCCCGCTAGCGATCGCGATCGCCTTACCCAGTGTTGCCCAAGTTATCCCCATTGAAACTAATCCCAGTTCTGCACCACTTCCATCGGATAAGCCCAACGATAAAGCGTCAAATCCCACTGACAACAAGACTGCAAGATTTAGCTGTCAAGTGCGTGATGGTCAATATATTGTCGTCTATCAGCCGAAGAGTCAGCCTCAAAAATACTTCCCTTGGGCTGCCCCCAGTGCGATGGGTGATGGTTGGTCACCTGAACGTCGTTGCAATGAAATCAGTCGTCGTCTCGAATCCTATCGTCCTGATGGTTTAGTAGAAATGCGAACCAGCACCGAGAATGGCTATAACGTCATTTGTGCTACGACGGACAAAAATTCTGCTTGTCGAATTGTGCTGACAGTCCCCAATGGACAAGATCCTATCGCCACCCGCGATCGCGTATTTGGTAATCTTACCACCGCTGATAGTGGTCAGCAAACTACAGCAGTAAATACTTATCGTGGACGCGATCGATCATTAGGCGACATTACTAGTGACCTTGGTTTAGGCATTGATCTCTCAGGGATCAATGGTGTCCTCAATTCAGTACTATCTTCAAACCGCCCAACAGCTACCACGAATATTCGTGGTGGCAACTTGTACCTAAAGCCCTTCCTTGATCCTAGTGATGGTGGCACTGGTGCAAGTCTAACCAACAGTGGTTTTACTGGTAGCAGTGGCAGAAGACTTAATCCTGATAATTTTCGCTAA